Proteins encoded within one genomic window of Triticum aestivum cultivar Chinese Spring chromosome 2D, IWGSC CS RefSeq v2.1, whole genome shotgun sequence:
- the LOC123048317 gene encoding uncharacterized protein, producing MDCPLCKNPPAVCGDLDGPPCHISVPMTTFYWVEAFVPCCNRRVIGSCIEHMRSIAAKENKPMCSTIFVTRELLEYEVLIDHGAKKTRIHGDGWHRFLDEYVVQPGDMIYICLPRGNGRFFVDVVRDGVRQKPLPYLASNGLSLMKRELIDNCVYTRSVPRFEYSEMTKMIMCAFGGLEDVCCIFVHKMNGVDIKDGYMDPKESR from the exons ATGGACTGCCCACTTTGCAAAAACCCGCCTGCCGTATGTGGAGATCTCGACGGACCGCCCTGCCACATTTCAGTTCCAATGACAACCTTCTATTGGGTTGAAGCT TTTGTCCCATGCTGCAACAGGCGTGTGATCGGGTCATGCATTGAGCATATGCGGTCCATTGCTGCCAAAGAGAATAAGCCCATGTGCAGTACGATCTTTGTAACCAGAGAACTACTGGAGTATGAAGTGTTGATTGATCATGGAGCTAAGAAGACTAGGATTCATGGTGATGGCTGGCATAGGTTTCTTGATGAGTATGTCGTGCAGCCTGGCGACATGATATATATCTGCCTCCCCCGAGGCAATGGAAGGTTTTTTGTGGATGTCGTTAGAGATGGCGTGAGGCAGAAGCCGCTTCCTTATCTTG CTTCGAATGGCCTGTCACTCATGAAGCGTGAGCTCATCGACAATTGCGTTTACACCAGGAGTGTACCTCGttttgaatattcagagatgacaaagatgatcatgTGTGCATTCGGTGGTTTAGAAGACGTGTGTTGCATTTTTGTGCACAAGATGAATGGCGTTGACATTAAGGACGGCTACATG GATCCCAAAGAAAGCCGTTAA